The Diceros bicornis minor isolate mBicDic1 unplaced genomic scaffold, mDicBic1.mat.cur scaffold_100_ctg1, whole genome shotgun sequence genomic interval cacggtggctgaagagaagaaacagactattttggggaaccttcctgagattcacggcacacctccctgccccacaacactcttatccaaaccctgtgccgagtgctcagtccatcaacagcacctcgtttgtccctgatgggggaggcatcatttagcatcactcatttaagaggaggcaaccgagtcccagagaggagaggggagcagcctgtcccaggcctggccagcactggagctgggatccaggcccatgcttagcccgaagctgtactgagcccctggattcagtcgctgctgctcctgacactcactcggccctgaactggaggatgtccggttcctctttctcctgaagagccgcattttgctcgtcttctggtgtgtgggctccagccggcaggagaggcagtagctacaggacagagtggcctgtgagctaccaggagccgcacctcaggtgtccctcccagagcctgccagcagctgagtcccggtgccccatgggtcaccacgcaatgaggtctggggctgatcagggagccaggccccACGCTCTGCAGCCGGCCGGccgagagagtctggcctgccctcacccaactcctgtgcccctcacctctcatcaacactgaggggctccatcgcctggaaccaggccccaaatcgctcctcgggattCAGGTCATATTcacttgcagcctgctggagcagctggatcttcCTAATGACtttgtatttctgggaggaaggacaggatgcagacaggtcccgggtggggaaccctgccagggacttgtgcggagtgaggatctggtctggggtctgtgctcactcgggaaccctccttccttcccactccattcaggacttgcctgtcctcacagttggcttgaattagttcctcatccaggaaggtgtccttgatgccagcccctcccgcacccgccaacgtgatgggattcccagctttgtagtatctaactgtcccaacaaatataagacccgagggatgaggacacgtGACATCTTGCCacgggaggtctgtgatttccacttccccaccctccccacagctgctgacctcacgccatttctggaagttgaccagatttccctggaagggagacagccaatgtccatcagtaacggccccctaagcccataaccagcccccatcccaccccttctcaggctgcaggaatgtcagggcccagcagagggcagaccttccacaaagagaacttgacactgggccaggctctgggctccagagcaggagggacaggggagctgaagccagagaccttgcagcccacccatttctgatgacagacgggaagactgaggcctcaggcaaaaagggacagctggaccacagatgtgcttcctcacttgcaggggctgatggcactcccccaggggcagggcccaagggggaggctgaatccagctcagacacagcctcctgcagctttgcaggcaggcagctatgagcttcactagTCCTGAGAGCCTGGTAGGGGGCTTACGCGGAGCCTCCATTCACGCATCACTAAGACGGGCCTGACTCTGACTCcctagctcccaggggtg includes:
- the LOC131402411 gene encoding ral guanine nucleotide dissociation stimulator-like, which codes for MEDDLQKYKVIRKIQLLQQAASEYDLNPEERFGAWFQAMEPLSVDESYCLSCRLEPTHQKTSKMRLFRRKRNRTSSSSGPTTVPLARSHNPLETTSAAPPEQQGHWDPRGAAGQLFPPHPK